The following are encoded in a window of Sinorhizobium sojae CCBAU 05684 genomic DNA:
- a CDS encoding SH3 domain-containing protein, with the protein MTLSQAYISEMGADPALVQLALQYDSGDMRYLSLSEMAQFRVTTDSSSSASLEEKPIVPERQPSTLPLSSPPMQASGRFVVPEARSGAVRHPKGRAALKSRPDNKSSTVATLKNGAPVDILASVDRWFEVRQAGTNGFLHETQVSVREYDGGAFEDRHVQVPSFDNYLDAEAFVRASSLPLAAYLVSSGWFAITLKDTYGVETAVDIMKMLKARGAVPDDAFVTYGNTYVRKVCCE; encoded by the coding sequence GTGACGTTGTCACAGGCCTACATCTCCGAGATGGGGGCTGATCCCGCCTTGGTGCAGTTGGCGCTTCAGTATGACAGTGGCGACATGCGGTACCTGTCTCTGAGCGAAATGGCGCAATTCCGGGTGACGACCGACAGCTCCTCATCCGCAAGTCTGGAGGAAAAGCCCATTGTCCCCGAGCGACAGCCTTCGACACTCCCATTGTCCAGCCCCCCTATGCAGGCGAGCGGGCGTTTCGTGGTTCCGGAAGCTCGCTCGGGCGCGGTACGACACCCGAAGGGCCGAGCTGCCCTGAAGTCAAGGCCAGACAACAAGTCGAGTACCGTGGCCACGCTGAAGAATGGAGCGCCCGTTGATATTCTGGCCAGTGTAGACAGGTGGTTTGAAGTCCGACAGGCAGGAACCAATGGCTTCTTGCATGAAACCCAGGTTTCGGTTCGGGAGTACGACGGAGGTGCTTTCGAAGACAGGCACGTCCAAGTTCCAAGCTTCGATAACTACCTGGACGCCGAGGCTTTTGTTCGCGCATCGTCGCTACCCCTTGCGGCCTACCTGGTTTCGAGCGGTTGGTTCGCCATCACGCTGAAAGACACCTATGGCGTCGAGACTGCCGTCGACATCATGAAGATGCTGAAGGCACGTGGCGCCGTCCCTGATGACGCGTTCGTCACCTACGGCAACACTTACGTTCGGAAGGTGTGCTGTGAGTGA
- a CDS encoding serine hydrolase domain-containing protein: MTAALLLFLSPADASASRNGIVHAPPVARPLPEGREIGDVEFECKEGASSRCRISDFMRYARICALLVVRSGKIRFEKYNYDPEICEDDKGEPNGPDRRYGIASVTKSITSTLLGHAIATRYGARTREQFERVLDRPIGDYVGELRRGIPSAYANVPLDNVLRMRSGVWWTEYGWHGFFSGAELFRSKVREGLMESIPTFAHRFVFPSTAGQHFNYSALDAAVASVTAENILDDRSLLQFMEKGLWASIGAEADASWGVDKAGTAIGPCCLRATVRDLARFGLLVLGEGRNGQGKQVIPSAWFEIATKRLGEEDAIPDGNQSQNAGCPLDYRYYWWLRQNRTDFTAVGRDGQFVHLYPESDTVIVQISDWKAWTNGDALECETFRAHDALEAAAQ, encoded by the coding sequence GTGACGGCGGCTTTGCTGTTGTTTCTGAGTCCCGCGGACGCCTCCGCATCGCGCAATGGAATTGTTCACGCGCCACCGGTCGCGCGCCCGCTGCCGGAAGGCCGGGAAATCGGTGACGTCGAGTTCGAGTGCAAGGAAGGGGCCTCGTCTCGTTGCCGAATTTCAGACTTTATGCGGTACGCCAGGATCTGCGCGTTACTCGTTGTTAGAAGCGGGAAAATCAGATTCGAGAAATACAACTATGACCCGGAAATCTGTGAGGACGACAAAGGCGAACCGAATGGGCCGGACAGACGCTACGGCATCGCATCGGTGACCAAGTCGATCACGTCCACTCTGCTGGGACACGCCATCGCAACGAGGTACGGGGCCCGGACACGGGAGCAGTTCGAACGTGTACTTGATCGCCCCATCGGGGACTACGTCGGCGAGCTTAGAAGAGGCATACCGAGCGCCTATGCGAACGTTCCGCTCGACAACGTGCTGCGAATGCGTTCCGGGGTGTGGTGGACCGAATACGGGTGGCACGGCTTCTTTTCCGGAGCGGAGCTGTTTCGCTCCAAAGTTCGAGAAGGCTTGATGGAAAGCATCCCGACATTCGCCCATCGTTTTGTGTTCCCAAGCACGGCAGGTCAGCACTTCAACTACTCGGCACTCGACGCAGCGGTCGCATCAGTTACGGCGGAGAACATTCTTGACGATAGGTCTTTGCTCCAGTTCATGGAGAAGGGCCTTTGGGCATCGATCGGAGCGGAAGCCGACGCGAGCTGGGGCGTCGACAAGGCGGGAACGGCAATCGGACCATGCTGCCTGCGCGCGACCGTCCGCGATCTCGCGCGGTTTGGATTGCTGGTTCTGGGAGAGGGTCGAAACGGGCAGGGAAAGCAAGTCATTCCGAGCGCCTGGTTCGAGATCGCCACAAAACGGTTGGGCGAAGAGGACGCAATCCCGGACGGGAATCAATCCCAAAATGCTGGCTGCCCGCTCGACTACCGCTACTATTGGTGGCTTAGACAAAACAGGACTGATTTCACGGCAGTCGGCCGAGACGGACAGTTCGTCCATTTGTATCCGGAGAGCGACACGGTCATCGTCCAGATCAGCGATTGGAAAGCGTGGACCAACGGCGACGCACTCGAATGCGAGACCTTCAGAGCTCATGATGCGCTTGAGGCGGCCGCGCAGTGA
- a CDS encoding ATP-binding protein — protein sequence MAAETGLRFERFSEGADGGVDGRHGQANGDIILQAKHYKNSTWSDLQKAVKAEKKNLVKLKPSEYYLLTSQPLTSARKKTLVSLLDHPSVDASNIWGRAELNAYLAKHSAVERQNIKLWLSSAAVLDRLLKNDIAVFTEATYDEIERILKVFVVNPSLKKSAEILKATHCLIVSGPPGVGKTTLAQVLAAEYSDEGWELVSITSIEDGFRAFQRDNRQVFVFDDFLGKIRLDPASLARDDGRIVRFMSMMHKDKGKRFILTTRSYILQAARALSEALDDTKVEVSEMVLNLATYTRELKARILYNHLYHSEIDQDSIQALLAGDTVRQIVDHRNYMPRIIQWMTDEIRQRDVPPSEYPKVFLQTLANPDKIWDKAFRQHISPNAQILLYCMYFAEQERFSEPGVRLETLQVFFERAIVGFGAITKAELRATMFEDTLREVKSSFVVIDGGRVNFINPSVQDYLSRETRDATVLSTLARCVPSVACAISLWGKMDTRASGKMRAQVADALLISFIGGHVEGKLPLHELADLVGDLVLATGDTGYCELLRRPGIKRLFWTDEGNLPALIDALEDTYSKFPYARAYARYLRLEIFRYLSADREYVMELEDLAALASNLGSAKLEMSERFYSNFDEAAEEAVDALDMNRIGGNEDPEQVIGEWLEYIEKIEGLTSTTAFYWKKREFEERIAAIQQIEEYRQQREEIRNPAPRSQSPSELRPASGGSFSNADLLSMFSSLKKSN from the coding sequence GTGGCTGCGGAAACGGGCCTCAGGTTCGAAAGATTTTCCGAAGGTGCCGATGGTGGTGTGGATGGCCGCCATGGCCAGGCGAATGGCGACATCATCCTTCAAGCGAAACACTACAAGAACAGCACATGGTCGGATCTTCAGAAGGCGGTCAAGGCCGAGAAGAAGAACCTCGTAAAGCTGAAGCCGTCGGAGTACTACCTTCTTACCTCCCAGCCCCTCACGTCAGCCCGAAAAAAAACGCTCGTTTCGCTGCTCGATCACCCCTCGGTGGATGCATCGAACATCTGGGGCCGTGCGGAGCTGAACGCATATCTGGCTAAGCACTCTGCGGTCGAAAGGCAGAACATCAAGCTTTGGTTGTCCAGCGCCGCGGTGCTCGACAGGCTGCTCAAGAACGACATCGCAGTTTTTACCGAGGCAACTTACGACGAGATCGAGCGAATTCTAAAGGTCTTCGTCGTCAATCCCAGTCTCAAGAAATCAGCGGAAATCCTCAAGGCAACTCACTGCCTGATCGTTTCCGGGCCACCAGGTGTCGGCAAGACGACCCTGGCCCAGGTTCTCGCCGCCGAATACAGCGATGAGGGTTGGGAACTGGTTTCGATCACCTCGATCGAAGACGGCTTCCGCGCATTCCAACGCGACAATCGGCAAGTCTTCGTCTTCGATGATTTCCTCGGTAAAATCAGGCTCGATCCCGCGTCTTTGGCGCGAGACGACGGCAGGATCGTGCGCTTCATGTCCATGATGCACAAGGACAAGGGAAAACGGTTCATCCTGACGACGCGCTCCTACATCCTGCAGGCGGCGCGGGCGCTGTCCGAGGCGCTCGACGACACGAAAGTCGAGGTGTCTGAAATGGTGCTTAACCTCGCGACCTATACCAGGGAGCTGAAGGCGCGTATCCTCTACAATCATCTCTATCATTCGGAGATCGACCAGGATTCGATTCAGGCCCTCCTGGCAGGCGACACGGTCCGTCAGATTGTGGACCATCGTAACTACATGCCGCGCATCATCCAGTGGATGACCGACGAGATCAGGCAGCGCGACGTACCTCCGTCTGAATATCCGAAAGTCTTTCTGCAGACCCTCGCAAACCCGGACAAGATCTGGGACAAGGCCTTCAGGCAGCACATCAGTCCCAACGCCCAAATCCTCCTCTACTGCATGTACTTCGCCGAGCAGGAGCGCTTCTCCGAGCCTGGCGTAAGGCTGGAAACACTCCAGGTGTTTTTTGAACGTGCGATCGTGGGGTTCGGCGCAATCACGAAGGCGGAGCTGCGTGCGACGATGTTTGAAGACACGCTTCGCGAGGTGAAATCGTCTTTCGTCGTGATTGATGGAGGCCGGGTCAACTTCATCAATCCCTCCGTACAGGACTACCTGTCGCGCGAGACTCGAGACGCAACGGTTCTCTCGACGCTTGCCCGCTGCGTGCCATCCGTTGCCTGCGCTATCTCGCTATGGGGGAAAATGGACACACGAGCTTCCGGCAAAATGCGAGCGCAGGTGGCGGACGCATTGCTGATTTCCTTTATCGGTGGTCACGTCGAAGGAAAGCTCCCCCTGCACGAGCTCGCCGATCTGGTTGGTGATCTCGTTCTGGCAACGGGCGACACCGGCTACTGCGAGTTACTCCGGAGACCGGGCATCAAAAGGCTTTTTTGGACAGATGAAGGAAACCTTCCCGCTCTGATCGACGCACTTGAGGATACATATAGCAAATTCCCGTACGCGCGAGCCTACGCCAGATACCTTCGCCTCGAAATCTTCAGATACCTATCGGCCGATCGGGAGTATGTGATGGAGCTCGAGGATCTCGCCGCACTCGCGTCCAATCTAGGTTCCGCCAAATTAGAAATGTCGGAACGTTTTTATAGCAATTTCGATGAGGCGGCCGAGGAGGCGGTGGATGCGCTCGATATGAACAGGATCGGCGGCAACGAAGATCCGGAGCAGGTGATCGGTGAATGGTTAGAGTACATCGAGAAAATAGAAGGTCTGACATCGACGACGGCATTCTACTGGAAGAAGAGGGAGTTCGAGGAACGGATTGCGGCGATCCAGCAGATTGAAGAATACAGGCAGCAGCGTGAGGAGATCCGAAATCCGGCGCCGCGCTCGCAGTCCCCCAGCGAACTACGTCCGGCCTCAGGCGGATCGTTTTCCAACGCGGACCTTCTGTCGATGTTCTCGTCGCTGAAGAAGTCCAACTAG
- a CDS encoding lysozyme inhibitor LprI family protein has product MKYLDPQQIIEWKERHGKPRRASDLVSQIAELAKTWEARPLGETFIGDHVVVRLATILEVFVRSMVGQMVDSSEEVFAERARLLVKDFKLDFIFADSVEKQKFSPGDIVAHAISLSSVDAIMKVLMTLLPDAKEELRTSHRRWTEDQDGFPLEPIIKDVDTTMRLLSGIFTSRHILVHELSGQRPYKDEDVAGFCGAAAEFIEACDWITVKHIEGTLPFTQMQMTIDAVQNLQAAEEEVAHLVATIREIPGINLRLLEESQAAWEEFSKRDALFFASFAEGGTLHPMLMAEWRQALAEERAESLQEFIESREGH; this is encoded by the coding sequence ATGAAATATCTCGACCCGCAGCAGATTATCGAGTGGAAGGAGCGCCACGGGAAGCCGCGGCGGGCATCGGATCTTGTTTCCCAGATCGCCGAGCTGGCAAAGACCTGGGAGGCAAGGCCTCTAGGCGAGACCTTCATCGGCGACCACGTGGTGGTTAGGCTGGCCACAATCCTTGAAGTGTTCGTGCGATCCATGGTCGGGCAGATGGTCGACTCCAGCGAGGAGGTTTTCGCTGAGAGGGCGAGGCTCCTGGTGAAGGATTTCAAACTCGACTTCATCTTTGCGGACAGCGTCGAAAAGCAGAAATTCAGTCCTGGCGACATCGTTGCGCACGCGATCAGCTTGAGCAGTGTCGACGCCATCATGAAGGTTCTGATGACCTTGCTTCCAGACGCGAAGGAGGAGCTTCGGACCTCTCATCGGCGCTGGACGGAGGATCAGGATGGCTTCCCCTTAGAGCCGATTATCAAAGACGTCGATACGACTATGCGGCTGTTGAGCGGGATCTTCACCTCCCGGCACATTCTGGTACACGAACTCTCAGGTCAGCGCCCTTACAAGGACGAGGACGTCGCCGGCTTCTGCGGTGCGGCCGCTGAGTTCATCGAGGCTTGTGACTGGATCACGGTCAAGCATATCGAGGGCACGCTTCCATTCACGCAGATGCAGATGACCATTGATGCCGTCCAAAATCTCCAAGCTGCCGAGGAGGAGGTCGCTCACCTAGTGGCAACTATCCGGGAAATTCCGGGCATCAACCTTCGATTGCTGGAAGAGAGCCAGGCTGCGTGGGAGGAATTCTCGAAGCGCGATGCGTTGTTCTTTGCGTCATTTGCCGAGGGCGGAACGCTTCATCCCATGCTGATGGCGGAATGGCGTCAGGCGCTTGCCGAAGAGCGTGCCGAAAGTCTTCAAGAATTCATCGAAAGTCGTGAGGGCCACTGA